A portion of the Pseudarthrobacter defluvii genome contains these proteins:
- a CDS encoding mannose-1-phosphate guanylyltransferase encodes MSTDKVTSPASPLDRFIAVIPAGGVGTRLWPLSRAAAPKFLHDLTGSGSTLLRATYDRLQPLAGNRMLVVTGQAHREAVCRQLPEVHDADLVLESEPKDSGAAIGLAAAILHERDPDTIMGSFAADQVISPDHLFQQAVREAIHTAAAGKIVTIGIKPTHPSTGFGYIRSGKALNIEGAPSAHDVVEFVEKPDEVVAQQYVDSGDYVWNAGMFVAPVSLMLKHLEANQPELFQGLQEIARAWDTPQRDEVTARNWPTLPKIAIDYAVAEPAAEAGDVAVVPGTFRWDDVGDFASVGRLNSAKEVDDVTVLGEGARVFTENSSGVVVTDTKRVIALIGIQDVVIVDTPDALLVTTMANSQRVKAAVDALKASGDTDVL; translated from the coding sequence ATGAGTACAGACAAAGTGACAAGCCCGGCTTCACCCCTTGACCGCTTCATTGCGGTGATTCCGGCAGGCGGAGTGGGGACCCGCCTCTGGCCCCTGTCACGAGCAGCAGCTCCCAAGTTCCTTCACGATCTCACCGGATCGGGCAGCACCTTGCTGCGCGCCACCTATGACCGGCTGCAGCCACTGGCGGGCAACCGGATGCTGGTGGTCACCGGCCAGGCCCACCGTGAAGCCGTGTGCCGGCAGCTTCCGGAAGTCCACGACGCCGACCTCGTCCTTGAGTCTGAACCCAAGGACTCGGGCGCGGCGATCGGCCTCGCGGCGGCAATCCTGCATGAACGCGATCCCGACACCATCATGGGTTCCTTCGCCGCCGACCAAGTGATCAGCCCGGACCACCTGTTCCAGCAGGCCGTCCGCGAGGCGATCCACACGGCCGCCGCCGGCAAGATCGTGACCATCGGCATCAAGCCCACCCACCCGTCCACGGGCTTCGGCTACATCCGCTCCGGCAAGGCGCTGAACATCGAAGGTGCTCCCAGCGCCCATGACGTGGTGGAGTTCGTCGAGAAGCCGGACGAAGTGGTGGCCCAGCAGTACGTCGACAGCGGCGACTACGTATGGAACGCCGGCATGTTCGTGGCGCCCGTGTCCCTGATGCTCAAGCACCTCGAAGCCAACCAGCCGGAGCTGTTCCAGGGCCTGCAGGAAATCGCCCGTGCCTGGGACACCCCGCAGCGGGACGAGGTCACCGCGCGCAACTGGCCCACCCTGCCGAAAATTGCCATCGACTACGCAGTGGCCGAGCCCGCCGCCGAAGCCGGTGACGTCGCCGTCGTGCCCGGTACCTTCCGCTGGGACGACGTTGGCGACTTCGCCTCCGTGGGCCGGCTGAACAGCGCCAAGGAAGTGGACGACGTGACCGTCCTTGGCGAAGGTGCCCGCGTGTTCACCGAGAACTCAAGCGGCGTGGTGGTCACCGATACCAAGCGCGTCATCGCCCTGATCGGCATCCAGGACGTTGTCATCGTGGATACGCCCGACGCCCTGCTGGTGACCACCATGGCCAACTCGCAGCGTGTAAAGGCCGCCGTGGACGCCCTCAAGGCAAGCGGGGACACGGACGTCCTGTAG
- a CDS encoding MarR family winged helix-turn-helix transcriptional regulator encodes MTEAPRLDRQVCFALYSASRAATAVYRPILDELGLTYPQYLVMLVLWESEPRGVKELGGELGLDSGTLSPLLKRLEALGLVERRRSGQDERRVAIHLTPAGRSLSGPASAIPQRLADAAGLSLDELEQLRATLGKLTAALHQSL; translated from the coding sequence ATGACCGAAGCGCCCCGCCTGGACCGGCAAGTATGTTTTGCGCTCTACTCAGCCTCCCGGGCCGCAACGGCGGTCTACCGGCCCATCCTCGACGAACTGGGGCTCACCTACCCGCAGTACCTGGTGATGCTGGTGCTGTGGGAAAGCGAGCCGCGCGGCGTGAAGGAACTCGGCGGGGAACTCGGACTGGACTCAGGCACCCTGTCCCCGCTCCTCAAGCGCCTGGAAGCACTCGGGCTCGTGGAGCGCCGGCGGTCCGGCCAAGATGAGCGCCGCGTCGCGATCCACCTGACTCCGGCCGGGCGAAGCCTCAGCGGGCCGGCCAGTGCCATCCCGCAGCGGCTGGCAGACGCCGCCGGGTTGTCCCTGGACGAACTCGAACAACTGCGGGCCACCCTGGGCAAGCTCACAGCCGCGCTGCATCAATCGCTTTAG
- a CDS encoding alpha/beta hydrolase: MSRSEKVTFAGSTGELLSGIIDVPEGPVKGWGVFSHGFTLGKDSPSAARMCKALADSGIGMLRFDNLGLGGSAGEWSAGSFSHKVADTVKAAEFMRSEGKEISLLVGHSFGGAAVLAAARDIPELDAVATVGAPFSPKHVAHVFDAALDRILSEGSAEVDLGGKRVEIRRHFVEDLENADLTDCIKQLHKPLMVLHSPTDNTVGIENASTIFQTARHPRNFVSLEGSDHLLTGKGQAARAARIIAAWADQYLDAGSA, translated from the coding sequence TTGTCCCGCTCCGAAAAAGTCACCTTTGCCGGTTCCACAGGCGAACTGCTGTCCGGCATCATCGACGTCCCGGAAGGTCCCGTCAAGGGCTGGGGCGTCTTCTCGCATGGGTTCACCCTGGGCAAGGACAGCCCCTCCGCGGCGCGCATGTGCAAGGCGCTGGCGGACAGCGGCATCGGGATGCTGCGCTTCGACAACCTGGGCCTGGGCGGCTCCGCCGGTGAATGGTCAGCAGGTTCCTTCAGCCACAAGGTAGCCGACACGGTGAAGGCGGCAGAGTTCATGCGCAGCGAGGGGAAGGAGATTTCCCTGCTGGTGGGACACTCGTTTGGCGGTGCAGCAGTGCTTGCTGCGGCGCGGGACATTCCGGAACTCGACGCCGTTGCCACAGTGGGTGCGCCCTTCTCCCCCAAGCACGTGGCACACGTCTTCGATGCTGCATTGGACAGGATCCTCAGCGAGGGCAGCGCCGAGGTGGACCTCGGCGGCAAGCGGGTGGAAATCCGACGGCACTTCGTGGAGGATCTCGAAAATGCGGACCTGACGGACTGCATCAAGCAGCTGCACAAGCCCCTGATGGTGCTGCACTCCCCCACCGACAACACGGTGGGGATCGAGAACGCCAGCACCATCTTCCAGACCGCCAGGCACCCGCGGAATTTTGTGTCCCTTGAGGGCAGCGACCACCTGCTGACGGGGAAGGGCCAGGCTGCCCGTGCTGCGCGCATCATCGCAGCGTGGGCCGACCAGTACCTCGACGCCGGGTCAGCCTGA
- a CDS encoding organic hydroperoxide resistance protein, which yields MKTLYTAEALASGEGRDGTARSNDGRLAVDLASPVELGGNGQGTNPEQLFAAGYAACFHSALRLVGRKAGADLTDSAVAAKVHLGQLDGGAGFGLAAELEIALPALDLATAEDLVAKAHQVCPYSNATRGNITVDLKILEYAA from the coding sequence GTGAAGACTCTCTACACCGCCGAGGCGCTTGCCTCCGGCGAAGGGCGCGATGGTACCGCGCGCAGCAACGACGGCAGGCTGGCAGTTGACCTCGCCAGTCCGGTCGAACTGGGCGGCAACGGCCAGGGCACCAACCCGGAGCAGCTCTTCGCCGCCGGCTACGCCGCCTGCTTCCATTCCGCGCTGCGGCTGGTTGGCCGCAAGGCAGGCGCAGACCTGACCGACTCGGCGGTGGCAGCGAAGGTCCACCTGGGGCAGCTGGACGGTGGGGCAGGCTTCGGGCTGGCCGCCGAGCTTGAAATTGCCCTCCCTGCTTTGGATCTCGCCACCGCAGAGGACCTGGTGGCCAAGGCCCACCAGGTCTGCCCCTATTCGAACGCCACCCGCGGCAACATTACCGTTGACCTCAAGATTCTGGAGTACGCAGCATGA
- the sdhA gene encoding succinate dehydrogenase flavoprotein subunit, which yields MQVHKYDVVIVGAGGAGMRAAIESGQRARTAVLTKLYPTRSHTGAAQGGMCAALANVEEDNWEWHTFDTVKGGDYLVDQDAAEVMAKEAIDAVLDLEKMGLPFNRTPEGRIDQRRFGGHTRDHGKAPVRRACYAADRTGHMILQTLYQNCVKHNVEFYNEYYVLDLLTVEEDAVREDGTPFKQKRVAGVVSYDLASGELHVFQAKSVVFASGGAGKVFKTTSNAHTLTGDGMGIAFRRGIPLEDMEFFQFHPTGLAGLGILLSEAARGEGAILRNSEGERFMERYAPTIKDLAPRDIVARSMANEVREGRGCGPNKDYVLLDLTHLEPAHIDAKLPDITEFARTYLGVEPYTEPVPVFPTAHYAMGGIPTNIQTEVLQDNDTVIPGLYAAGEVACVSVHGSNRLGTNSLLDINVFGKRAGIAAAEYAKTAQFVELPENPLAYTTELLDVARNGTGDEKVAQIRKELQDTMDANMQVFRTADTLNQVLRDIASFEERYKRINVQDKGKRFNLDLLEAVELGFLLELAKVMTVAALHREESRGGHFREDFPERDDEKFMKHSMAYKDDHAPADGSAESIAGIRLATKPVVFTRYEPMVRKY from the coding sequence ATGCAGGTCCATAAGTACGACGTCGTCATCGTCGGTGCCGGTGGCGCTGGCATGCGCGCCGCGATCGAATCCGGTCAGCGCGCGCGCACAGCAGTACTGACCAAGCTCTACCCCACCCGCTCGCACACGGGTGCGGCACAGGGTGGCATGTGTGCTGCCCTTGCCAACGTCGAGGAAGACAACTGGGAATGGCACACCTTCGACACCGTCAAGGGCGGCGACTACCTGGTTGACCAGGACGCAGCCGAGGTCATGGCCAAGGAAGCCATCGACGCCGTGCTGGACCTGGAAAAGATGGGCCTGCCCTTCAACCGCACGCCCGAGGGCCGGATCGACCAGCGGCGCTTCGGCGGCCACACCCGCGACCACGGCAAGGCACCGGTCCGCCGTGCATGCTACGCCGCGGACCGCACCGGCCACATGATCCTGCAGACCCTGTACCAAAACTGCGTCAAGCACAACGTTGAGTTCTACAACGAGTACTACGTCCTGGACCTGCTGACCGTTGAAGAGGACGCTGTCCGCGAAGACGGCACGCCCTTCAAGCAGAAGCGTGTTGCCGGCGTCGTCTCCTACGACCTCGCGTCCGGTGAACTGCACGTCTTCCAGGCCAAGTCCGTGGTGTTCGCCTCCGGCGGCGCGGGCAAGGTCTTCAAGACCACCTCCAACGCCCACACCCTGACCGGTGACGGCATGGGCATCGCCTTCCGTCGCGGCATCCCGCTGGAGGACATGGAGTTCTTCCAGTTCCACCCGACAGGCCTTGCCGGCCTGGGCATCCTGCTCTCCGAAGCCGCCCGCGGTGAAGGTGCCATCCTCCGCAACTCGGAGGGTGAGCGCTTCATGGAGCGCTACGCCCCCACCATCAAGGACCTGGCGCCGCGTGACATCGTTGCCCGCTCCATGGCCAACGAGGTGCGCGAAGGCCGCGGCTGCGGCCCGAACAAGGACTACGTCCTCCTGGACCTGACCCACCTGGAGCCGGCACACATCGATGCCAAGCTTCCGGACATCACCGAGTTCGCCCGCACCTACCTGGGCGTGGAACCGTACACGGAGCCGGTGCCGGTGTTCCCCACCGCGCACTACGCCATGGGCGGCATCCCCACCAACATCCAGACCGAGGTCCTGCAGGACAACGACACCGTGATTCCCGGCCTTTACGCCGCCGGTGAAGTGGCCTGCGTTTCCGTCCACGGCTCCAACCGACTGGGCACCAACTCGCTGCTGGACATCAACGTGTTTGGCAAGCGCGCCGGCATCGCCGCTGCCGAGTACGCCAAGACCGCACAGTTCGTGGAACTGCCGGAGAACCCGCTGGCCTACACCACCGAACTGCTGGACGTTGCCCGCAACGGCACCGGCGACGAAAAGGTGGCGCAGATCCGCAAGGAACTGCAGGACACGATGGATGCCAACATGCAGGTGTTCCGCACCGCGGACACCCTGAACCAGGTGCTGCGCGACATCGCATCCTTCGAGGAGCGGTACAAGCGCATCAACGTCCAGGACAAGGGCAAGCGCTTCAACCTGGACCTGCTCGAGGCCGTTGAGCTCGGCTTCCTGCTGGAACTGGCCAAGGTCATGACCGTGGCCGCCCTGCACCGCGAGGAATCCCGCGGCGGACACTTCCGCGAGGACTTCCCCGAGCGTGACGACGAGAAATTCATGAAGCACTCCATGGCGTACAAGGATGACCATGCGCCGGCTGACGGATCGGCGGAATCAATCGCCGGCATCCGCCTCGCCACCAAGCCGGTTGTCTTTACCCGCTACGAGCCGATGGTGAGGAAGTACTAA
- a CDS encoding succinate dehydrogenase hydrophobic membrane anchor subunit — translation MTATIESPRSGRIAPQYRRSGGSKGNFEMIAWLFMRLSGVVLVVLIFGHLFVNLMVGEGIHAIDFGFVAGKWADPFWQFWDLAMLWLAMLHGTNGVRTIINDYAEKTSTRRWLKTVLYAAAVVIILLGTLVIFTFNPCPVVNGVALPGGFCPA, via the coding sequence ATGACTGCAACCATCGAGAGCCCCCGCAGCGGGCGGATCGCCCCCCAGTACCGTCGCAGCGGCGGCTCCAAGGGCAACTTCGAGATGATCGCCTGGCTGTTCATGCGCCTTTCCGGCGTGGTGCTGGTGGTCCTCATCTTCGGCCACCTGTTCGTGAACCTCATGGTGGGTGAAGGCATCCACGCCATCGACTTCGGCTTCGTTGCCGGCAAGTGGGCGGACCCGTTCTGGCAGTTCTGGGACCTGGCCATGCTGTGGCTGGCCATGCTGCACGGCACCAACGGCGTGCGCACCATCATCAACGACTACGCCGAGAAGACCTCCACCCGCCGCTGGCTGAAGACCGTGCTTTACGCGGCAGCCGTGGTCATCATCCTCCTGGGCACCCTGGTGATCTTCACGTTCAACCCGTGCCCCGTGGTGAACGGCGTTGCCCTTCCGGGCGGTTTCTGCCCTGCCTAG
- a CDS encoding amidohydrolase, translating into MRNYTTEAEPTALVAPWLEPLLPELIEFRRDLHAHPELSFKEFRTTDKLAERLEAAGLSPRRLEGTGLTVDVGEGPIATALRGDIDALPIIEETGLPFASKNHGVTHACGHDVHTTTMLGIALVLNRMHQETPLGATVRIIFQPAEETMPGGAHSCIEQGVLEGVPRILALHCDPRIEVGKVGTRIGAITSASDTIRIELSGRGGHTSRPHLTEDLVFALAQIAVNVPAVLSRRVDVRSGVSVVWGQITAGSAPNAIPGTGYMAGTMRCLDREAWHAAGELLDEVVHQVAAPYGVDVHLEHTRGVPPVVNSEHETALIEAAARAEIGESAVVLTPQSMGGEDFAWFLAELPGAMMRLGTKTPGGEDYDLHRGDYILDERSLGLGIRVLTAAALRTIRDLEQPSIP; encoded by the coding sequence GTGCGCAATTACACTACCGAAGCCGAGCCCACCGCCCTGGTGGCTCCGTGGCTCGAACCGCTCCTGCCGGAACTGATCGAATTCCGCCGGGACCTCCATGCGCACCCGGAACTGTCCTTCAAGGAGTTCCGCACCACCGACAAGCTGGCCGAGCGGCTCGAAGCCGCCGGCCTGAGCCCGCGCCGCCTGGAGGGCACGGGGCTCACTGTGGACGTGGGTGAAGGCCCCATCGCCACCGCGCTGCGCGGTGACATCGACGCCCTGCCCATCATCGAAGAGACCGGCCTGCCGTTCGCGTCCAAGAACCACGGCGTCACGCACGCCTGCGGCCATGACGTGCACACCACCACCATGCTGGGCATTGCCCTGGTCCTGAACCGGATGCATCAGGAAACACCCCTCGGCGCCACCGTCCGGATCATTTTCCAGCCTGCCGAAGAGACCATGCCCGGCGGCGCGCACTCGTGCATCGAGCAGGGCGTCCTGGAGGGCGTTCCGCGGATTCTGGCGCTGCACTGCGATCCCCGGATCGAAGTGGGCAAGGTGGGAACCCGGATCGGCGCCATCACGTCTGCCTCTGACACCATCCGGATTGAGCTCTCCGGCCGCGGCGGCCACACGTCACGACCGCACCTCACCGAGGACCTGGTGTTCGCCCTGGCCCAGATTGCGGTCAATGTCCCCGCTGTGCTGTCGCGCCGCGTGGACGTCCGCAGCGGCGTGTCCGTGGTGTGGGGGCAGATCACCGCGGGCTCGGCACCCAACGCCATTCCGGGCACCGGCTACATGGCGGGCACCATGCGCTGCCTGGACCGGGAAGCCTGGCATGCCGCGGGCGAACTCCTGGACGAGGTGGTGCACCAGGTGGCCGCGCCCTACGGGGTGGACGTGCACCTGGAGCACACCAGGGGAGTGCCGCCGGTGGTGAACTCCGAGCATGAGACAGCCCTGATCGAGGCTGCTGCACGCGCCGAAATCGGCGAAAGCGCAGTGGTGCTCACCCCGCAGTCCATGGGCGGTGAGGACTTTGCGTGGTTCCTGGCCGAGCTTCCCGGGGCGATGATGCGCCTTGGCACCAAGACCCCCGGCGGCGAGGACTACGACCTGCACCGCGGCGACTACATCCTGGACGAGCGCTCCCTGGGCCTGGGCATCCGGGTGCTGACCGCGGCCGCCCTGCGGACCATCCGGGACCTGGAGCAGCCCTCCATCCCGTAG
- the sdhC gene encoding succinate dehydrogenase, cytochrome b556 subunit: MPTKPAGTLYRGREGMWSWVGHRITGVVIFFFLLVHVLDTSLVRVSPEAYTAVIGAYKNPLMALGETGLVAAIVFHAFNGLRIIAVDFWKKGAKYQRQMLWAVLALWVVTMVAFSIRHLSLALGGH; this comes from the coding sequence GTGCCGACAAAACCAGCTGGCACCTTGTACCGCGGCCGTGAAGGCATGTGGTCCTGGGTAGGACACCGCATTACCGGTGTAGTGATCTTTTTCTTCTTGTTGGTCCACGTCCTGGACACCTCCTTGGTGCGTGTGTCACCGGAGGCCTACACCGCCGTGATCGGCGCCTACAAGAACCCCCTGATGGCGCTGGGCGAGACCGGCCTCGTTGCCGCCATCGTCTTCCACGCCTTCAACGGCCTGCGCATCATTGCGGTCGACTTCTGGAAGAAGGGCGCCAAGTACCAGCGGCAGATGCTGTGGGCAGTGCTGGCCCTCTGGGTCGTGACCATGGTCGCCTTCTCCATCCGCCACCTGTCCCTCGCCCTCGGAGGTCACTAA
- a CDS encoding succinate dehydrogenase iron-sulfur subunit: MTAEIAEPASKVELPAGVGGGGEIPTFDVHMRVRRYNPEVSEEATWDDFHLTMYGTDRVLDALHKVKWEMDGTLSFRRSCAHGVCGSDAMRINGRNRLACKTLLKDLDTSKPITVEPIKGLPVEKDLIVDMEPFFQSYREVMPFLINKGHEPTRERLQSAEDRERFDDTTKCILCAACTSSCPVFWTDGQYFGPAAIVNAHRFIFDSRDDAGDMRLEILNDKEGVWRCRTTFNCSEACPRGIQVTQAIAEVKQAILARRI; this comes from the coding sequence ATGACCGCTGAAATCGCTGAGCCAGCCTCAAAGGTTGAACTTCCTGCCGGCGTTGGCGGGGGCGGGGAAATCCCCACGTTCGACGTCCACATGCGCGTGCGCCGGTACAACCCGGAGGTTTCCGAGGAAGCCACCTGGGATGACTTCCACCTGACGATGTACGGCACGGACCGTGTCCTTGACGCCCTGCACAAGGTGAAGTGGGAGATGGACGGCACCCTGTCCTTCCGCCGCTCCTGCGCCCACGGCGTGTGCGGCTCGGATGCCATGCGCATCAACGGCCGCAACCGCCTTGCCTGCAAGACGCTGCTGAAGGACCTCGACACGTCCAAGCCCATCACGGTGGAGCCCATCAAGGGCCTGCCGGTGGAGAAGGACCTCATCGTGGACATGGAGCCCTTCTTCCAGTCGTACCGCGAAGTCATGCCCTTCCTGATCAACAAGGGCCACGAGCCCACCCGGGAACGCCTGCAGTCCGCCGAGGACCGTGAGCGCTTTGACGACACCACCAAGTGCATCCTGTGCGCCGCGTGCACGTCCTCCTGCCCCGTGTTCTGGACCGACGGTCAGTACTTCGGGCCGGCCGCGATCGTCAATGCGCACCGCTTCATCTTCGATTCCCGCGATGATGCCGGCGATATGCGCCTGGAGATCCTCAACGACAAGGAAGGCGTGTGGCGCTGCCGCACCACCTTCAACTGCTCCGAGGCGTGCCCCCGCGGCATCCAGGTCACCCAGGCCATCGCGGAGGTCAAGCAGGCCATCCTGGCCCGCCGGATCTAA
- a CDS encoding ABC transporter substrate-binding protein, whose translation MTRPTAGKVRKSLAVLTAAALLAVTAGCSSPTSNKAEDGPVEIRFSWWGNAGRADLTNKAIAEFEAANPNIKVKPEYGDISGYFDKLATQMAANDAPDVITMGGAYPAEYANRGALLDLGKVQGSLDLTKIDQGALENGQVKGKQYGVSTGANALAIVVNPAVFTAAGVPMPDDSTWSWDDFARIARDITAKSPKGTYGTATVLTHDSLDAFARQRGESLYTQDGQLGLGKQTVQDYFDYSLKLSESGAAPSASETVEKLNVSTEQTLMGMGKAGMMLTWSNSLTALSKASGGDLKLLKLPGEKPTPGIWLQSSQFYTISARSKHTDAAAKLVNFLVNNQAAAKIIQSDRGIPGNSEMRAAIQDLLTPQGKVEADYINQIGKMDFAPTYIGPTGSTAVSEITARINTDVLFKRLTPEKAAEQWLSESKAAIGK comes from the coding sequence ATGACGCGCCCCACCGCCGGAAAAGTCCGTAAATCCCTCGCCGTCCTCACGGCCGCGGCCCTTTTGGCCGTGACCGCCGGCTGTTCCAGCCCAACGTCCAATAAAGCCGAGGACGGGCCGGTGGAAATCCGGTTCTCCTGGTGGGGCAATGCCGGCCGGGCCGACCTGACCAATAAGGCCATTGCTGAATTCGAGGCCGCCAACCCCAACATCAAGGTCAAGCCGGAATACGGCGACATCAGCGGTTACTTCGACAAGCTCGCCACGCAGATGGCGGCCAACGACGCCCCGGACGTCATCACCATGGGCGGTGCTTACCCCGCGGAGTACGCCAACCGCGGGGCGCTGCTGGACCTGGGCAAGGTGCAGGGCTCCCTGGACTTGACCAAGATCGACCAGGGTGCGTTGGAGAACGGCCAGGTCAAGGGAAAGCAGTACGGAGTCTCCACGGGGGCCAACGCCCTGGCCATCGTGGTCAACCCCGCGGTCTTCACGGCGGCGGGCGTCCCCATGCCTGATGACAGCACCTGGAGCTGGGATGACTTCGCCAGGATCGCCCGCGACATTACCGCCAAGAGCCCCAAGGGGACCTATGGCACTGCGACCGTCCTCACCCATGACTCCTTGGATGCCTTCGCCCGGCAGCGCGGAGAATCGCTTTACACCCAGGACGGTCAACTCGGGCTGGGCAAGCAGACGGTGCAGGACTACTTTGACTACTCATTGAAGCTCAGCGAATCCGGTGCGGCTCCAAGCGCGTCGGAAACGGTCGAAAAGCTCAACGTCAGCACTGAGCAGACCCTGATGGGCATGGGCAAGGCCGGGATGATGCTCACCTGGAGCAACTCATTGACCGCTCTCAGCAAGGCCTCGGGCGGGGACCTGAAACTCCTGAAGCTTCCCGGCGAAAAACCCACCCCGGGCATCTGGCTCCAGTCCTCGCAGTTCTACACCATCTCCGCCCGCAGCAAACACACGGACGCCGCCGCCAAGCTAGTGAACTTCCTGGTCAACAACCAGGCGGCGGCCAAGATCATCCAGAGTGACAGGGGCATTCCCGGCAACTCCGAAATGCGCGCCGCCATCCAGGACCTGCTGACCCCGCAGGGCAAGGTGGAAGCGGATTACATCAACCAGATCGGAAAGATGGACTTCGCCCCAACGTACATCGGCCCCACCGGTTCCACCGCCGTTTCGGAGATTACCGCCCGGATCAACACCGACGTCCTGTTCAAGCGGCTAACGCCGGAAAAAGCCGCCGAACAGTGGCTCAGTGAGAGCAAAGCTGCAATCGGCAAGTAG
- a CDS encoding YihY/virulence factor BrkB family protein, whose translation MEWNRARKSGGKFAALMVLGQWFTARLNVLRPMRAFRHYTLHYGPLMSAGIGFNMFFSITGLLATGFSIAGLVLSGQPALLDTIVSSVAASAPGLLKINGGQGLVDPKDLLDPSGLGWTAVISAVVTVVTSLGWINGMRDGLRGVLQLPPLMVNPILLKLRDAGILLLLGLSLVISAAASLVFGTAAGWVSNFLHLADALAGPLTTSVKIIVPLVLNWVTALIMFRLAAGLKLSRRALLESTILAALGTTILQIFSTELLGGAGRNPLLASFAVIIGLLIWFNLVSQVYLVSAGWAAVREADLDSDGTPRSKTILGAKRATPQT comes from the coding sequence ATGGAGTGGAACCGGGCTCGCAAGTCCGGAGGGAAGTTCGCAGCGCTGATGGTCCTGGGGCAGTGGTTCACCGCCCGCCTGAACGTCCTGCGGCCCATGAGGGCCTTCCGCCATTACACCCTCCATTACGGGCCGTTGATGAGTGCCGGCATCGGCTTCAACATGTTTTTCTCCATCACCGGCCTGCTGGCCACCGGCTTTTCCATTGCCGGCCTGGTGCTGAGCGGCCAACCGGCCCTGCTCGACACCATCGTCAGCAGCGTGGCCGCCAGCGCCCCCGGCCTCCTCAAAATCAACGGCGGCCAGGGCCTTGTGGACCCCAAGGACCTGCTGGATCCCAGCGGCCTGGGTTGGACTGCAGTAATCAGCGCCGTGGTCACCGTGGTCACTTCGCTCGGCTGGATCAACGGTATGCGCGACGGCCTCCGGGGCGTACTGCAGCTGCCGCCGCTGATGGTCAATCCCATCCTGCTGAAGCTGCGCGACGCCGGAATCCTGCTGCTGCTGGGCCTGTCCCTGGTGATCAGCGCGGCCGCTTCGCTGGTCTTCGGCACGGCAGCCGGGTGGGTTTCCAACTTCCTGCACCTCGCTGACGCCTTGGCCGGGCCCCTCACCACGTCCGTGAAGATCATTGTGCCGCTGGTCCTCAACTGGGTCACGGCGCTGATCATGTTCCGGCTGGCCGCAGGCCTGAAGCTGTCCCGGCGGGCTTTGCTTGAAAGCACCATCCTCGCGGCCCTGGGCACCACCATCCTGCAGATCTTCAGCACTGAGCTGTTGGGCGGTGCCGGCCGCAACCCCCTCCTGGCCTCGTTTGCCGTCATCATCGGGCTTTTGATCTGGTTCAACCTGGTCAGCCAGGTCTACCTCGTCTCGGCGGGGTGGGCCGCCGTCCGCGAGGCGGACCTGGACTCCGACGGCACTCCCCGCAGCAAGACCATCCTCGGTGCAAAGCGCGCCACGCCGCAGACCTGA